Proteins encoded in a region of the Candidatus Eisenbacteria bacterium genome:
- a CDS encoding TAXI family TRAP transporter solute-binding subunit: MSRSRLAVNCLVAFLFLVIGSSPVFSQNQLVLATGGKEGTYFALGEGIKRVLEREIPNLDVVVVQTEGSVQNAELMTAGAAQLALMQNDVAYNFYKGERIFKFPSDKVKGLAALYTEIIQIVCRKELGITRLSDLRGKTIAVGPRGSGTEFNAAAILDAVGIRYEDIEERFISFEEAKYSILAGTIDAAFITAGIPTAAVRDMAHSIVFIPIDIGTIDKIRRAYPYFVSASIPATSYPSQNKEIPSVGVRALLVASANLKPRLAKQITAAIFKRVDMLAEAHPVASEVKLRDARWGMPIPLHRGAQDYYEGQGLAERDFSVYLRPFFLPLLVCLVVVIVLIKYRQDLRTILTRRVFIRLLLVFIIMYVLATIGIHLFEREVNQSFRTLYESFWSTMVFVLSGLDLGIPVTKWGRLFSALILISSMGIFGMIVAQVGSILARKGEVKMSGNISGHIVICNWNEKGERVVHELHSTDGKSEIPIIVITKNRPSNEQDDLRTNYPEEYSNVEFRESDPSLEQVLEAANAHRAKSVIILADEKSSDPDAASALIALSVKHLWGERVPKERRSDAKGQLDVMDKQEDSQESEEKSKSRKPHIVAEAVNHRRMESLKNAGVDEVICASDFGIGILAQCALYRKLSECYQQLLCYSDETCELYLVDDPNVSNSLDGKTFQEAAHHFIENRNPDNPTILIGFRRGDKIVLNPRESGTEKEYLRFRREDCPIFLSYRCPKPDDMHLGIGSRS; this comes from the coding sequence GTGTCTCGCTCACGATTAGCAGTCAACTGCCTCGTTGCGTTTCTATTTCTTGTAATCGGCTCGAGCCCCGTCTTTTCCCAAAATCAGTTAGTCCTAGCGACTGGTGGGAAGGAAGGGACATATTTCGCTCTAGGCGAAGGAATCAAACGAGTTCTTGAACGCGAAATACCCAATTTGGATGTTGTCGTAGTTCAAACAGAAGGGTCCGTCCAAAATGCCGAGCTGATGACCGCCGGTGCCGCGCAGCTAGCTCTTATGCAGAATGACGTGGCGTACAATTTCTATAAGGGCGAGAGGATATTCAAATTTCCCTCAGATAAGGTCAAGGGACTGGCTGCCTTGTATACAGAGATCATCCAGATAGTATGCAGGAAGGAATTGGGCATTACCAGACTATCAGATCTGAGAGGCAAGACGATTGCCGTCGGACCGCGAGGTAGCGGTACCGAGTTCAACGCCGCCGCAATTCTAGACGCCGTTGGAATAAGATACGAAGACATAGAGGAAAGGTTTATCTCCTTCGAAGAGGCGAAATACTCCATCTTGGCAGGGACAATTGATGCCGCATTCATAACAGCAGGAATTCCAACCGCTGCCGTGCGAGACATGGCTCATTCCATCGTGTTCATTCCTATCGACATAGGCACCATCGATAAGATCCGGCGTGCATATCCGTATTTCGTGTCGGCGAGCATTCCTGCTACCTCGTATCCAAGCCAGAATAAGGAAATTCCTAGTGTTGGCGTGAGAGCGTTACTGGTCGCAAGCGCGAATCTCAAGCCTAGGCTTGCTAAGCAAATAACGGCCGCAATCTTCAAGAGAGTCGATATGTTAGCGGAGGCCCATCCGGTCGCATCCGAAGTAAAACTAAGGGATGCACGGTGGGGAATGCCTATTCCGCTGCACCGGGGGGCTCAAGACTACTACGAAGGTCAAGGCCTAGCTGAACGTGATTTCTCTGTCTATTTGAGGCCTTTCTTTCTTCCACTTCTTGTCTGCCTCGTGGTTGTGATTGTCTTGATCAAGTACAGGCAGGACCTGAGAACGATCCTGACTAGGCGTGTTTTCATAAGGCTTCTCCTGGTGTTTATCATTATGTATGTGTTGGCAACGATCGGCATTCACTTATTTGAAAGAGAGGTGAATCAAAGCTTTAGGACACTCTATGAGTCCTTCTGGTCGACAATGGTATTTGTTCTGAGTGGCCTTGATCTGGGTATCCCTGTAACAAAGTGGGGACGACTGTTTTCTGCACTAATACTTATCTCAAGTATGGGGATATTCGGCATGATCGTCGCACAGGTTGGGAGCATTCTCGCCAGAAAGGGGGAGGTAAAAATGTCCGGAAACATAAGCGGCCATATAGTGATATGTAATTGGAATGAGAAAGGGGAAAGAGTAGTTCATGAGTTACATTCCACAGATGGAAAGTCTGAAATACCCATAATTGTGATCACGAAGAATAGACCCAGTAATGAGCAGGACGATTTGAGAACCAACTATCCTGAAGAGTACAGCAATGTGGAGTTCAGAGAGAGCGATCCGTCTCTGGAGCAAGTTCTTGAAGCCGCAAATGCGCATCGCGCAAAAAGCGTAATCATCTTGGCCGACGAAAAGAGCTCCGATCCTGATGCAGCTTCTGCCCTTATTGCACTTTCTGTCAAGCATCTATGGGGAGAACGAGTGCCAAAAGAGAGACGCAGCGATGCCAAGGGTCAGTTGGATGTAATGGACAAACAGGAAGACTCACAAGAAAGTGAGGAGAAGAGCAAATCTAGGAAACCCCACATCGTGGCCGAAGCAGTGAATCATCGCAGGATGGAAAGTCTGAAGAATGCTGGTGTAGACGAGGTGATCTGTGCATCAGACTTCGGGATAGGAATTCTGGCACAATGCGCACTATATCGAAAGCTCTCAGAATGCTATCAACAGCTCCTTTGTTATTCAGACGAAACATGTGAACTTTACCTCGTTGACGATCCGAACGTCAGCAACTCATTGGATGGCAAAACGTTTCAGGAGGCCGCTCACCACTTCATCGAAAATAGGAACCCGGACAATCCAACGATACTAATCGGTTTCAGGCGGGGTGACAAGATTGTTTTGAACCCGAGGGAGAGTGGAACTGAGAAGGAGTACTTACGATTTCGCAGAGAGGACTGCCCGATATTCCTCTCATATAGGTGTCCAAAGCCAGACGACATGCATCTTGGCATTGGGTCAAGAAGTTGA
- a CDS encoding IS110 family transposase, whose protein sequence is MSESKYIWVGLDVHMDSITAAVLEDDSNDTQVVKMSGDLMKVRRLFRRLSEKAPVRACYEASCAGYVLHRVLKRDGFHCDIIAPSLIPRKLGDHRKTDRLDAVMLAKLYRNGHLTPIHVPAEDHEAVRQLIRLRYSYQEQCKSTKRRICSILLAQGLIYRDGKSLWTKKHKLWLTELRHRLEGPLKTALTAELEHFEYLEMQRNALDRDIDMFSQQPPYNKYVNALCCLRGVKILTAMTLLSEIDDIHRFRSPRALMAYFGLVPSEHSSGDRERKGPITKAGNGYARRILIEAAWNNRHNAGADLILNRRRQGQSPEIVAIALKAQHRLSRRFYYLSHKKHLHVAITAVARELCGFVWAIMKAAPQTN, encoded by the coding sequence ATGTCTGAGTCCAAGTATATATGGGTAGGTCTCGATGTCCACATGGATTCTATCACAGCCGCCGTCCTTGAGGACGACAGCAACGATACCCAGGTCGTCAAGATGTCAGGCGATCTCATGAAGGTGAGACGTCTCTTCCGTCGCTTGTCGGAGAAAGCTCCGGTCAGGGCCTGCTACGAAGCTTCTTGTGCAGGCTACGTCCTCCACAGAGTGCTCAAGCGAGACGGCTTCCACTGCGACATCATCGCGCCCTCACTCATTCCACGCAAACTAGGTGACCATAGGAAAACAGACAGACTCGACGCAGTAATGCTGGCTAAACTCTATCGAAACGGTCACCTCACCCCGATCCACGTGCCAGCGGAGGACCACGAGGCTGTGCGTCAGCTCATCAGGCTACGCTACAGCTATCAGGAACAATGCAAGTCCACAAAACGACGTATCTGCTCTATCCTCCTAGCCCAAGGGCTCATCTACAGGGATGGCAAATCACTCTGGACCAAGAAGCACAAGCTCTGGCTCACTGAACTACGGCATCGACTCGAAGGCCCTCTCAAGACAGCCCTCACCGCTGAACTCGAACACTTCGAGTACCTGGAAATGCAACGCAACGCCCTCGACCGAGACATTGACATGTTCTCTCAGCAACCGCCGTACAACAAATACGTAAATGCCCTCTGCTGCCTCAGAGGAGTAAAGATCTTAACTGCGATGACGCTGCTCTCCGAGATAGACGACATCCATCGCTTCCGCTCCCCAAGGGCTCTAATGGCATACTTCGGTCTCGTCCCCAGTGAGCACTCCTCTGGAGACCGAGAGCGAAAGGGCCCCATCACCAAGGCCGGCAACGGATACGCAAGACGCATACTCATAGAAGCAGCCTGGAATAACAGACATAACGCAGGTGCCGACCTCATCCTCAACAGACGCAGGCAGGGACAATCACCTGAAATCGTGGCAATAGCCCTAAAAGCCCAACATCGTCTATCAAGGAGGTTCTACTATCTAAGCCACAAAAAACACCTGCACGTCGCCATCACAGCAGTAGCTCGTGAACTCTGCGGCTTCGTGTGGGCCATTATGAAAGCAGCGCCTCAGACTAACTGA
- a CDS encoding toll/interleukin-1 receptor domain-containing protein codes for MPVEAGEIPQVFLSYAAQDRAFAQRLSHDLRSIGFSVWRDEDAIESGAEWTSSVLDALLRACALILVGTRAAADSAFVRKDVLTFVQQKRGPVIPLLLEDVEPTRSLQVAVAPFPTVDFRSSYDSGLQALIQALPTVARQGTGGAWPGGASRPATRGYAFISYAEEDLDFVVGLTGFMGNRGYAYWDYEKSDRNYHTQLYLEIEEAITRARAALCVLSPAWRGSLWTVKEYLYAEEVGTPTFLLRAKAIPPTLVIAGAHYIDFVSDASKGYARLERELGRKGL; via the coding sequence ATGCCAGTCGAAGCGGGCGAGATCCCCCAGGTGTTCCTTTCCTATGCTGCCCAGGATCGAGCGTTCGCGCAACGTCTCTCGCACGATCTGCGTTCCATCGGTTTCTCCGTCTGGCGCGACGAGGACGCCATCGAATCCGGAGCGGAATGGACCTCCTCCGTCCTCGATGCTCTGCTCCGTGCGTGTGCGCTGATCCTCGTTGGTACCCGCGCAGCGGCCGACTCAGCGTTTGTGCGGAAGGACGTGCTCACGTTCGTACAACAGAAGCGGGGGCCCGTGATACCGCTGCTGCTTGAGGACGTCGAACCAACGCGCTCGCTGCAGGTTGCAGTAGCTCCATTTCCAACTGTTGATTTCCGCTCGTCCTACGACAGCGGACTGCAGGCGCTGATTCAGGCCCTGCCGACGGTCGCACGACAAGGTACCGGAGGAGCATGGCCTGGTGGAGCCTCGAGGCCAGCCACAAGAGGATATGCATTCATCAGCTACGCAGAAGAGGATCTTGATTTCGTGGTCGGCCTAACCGGTTTCATGGGCAACCGAGGCTACGCCTACTGGGATTACGAAAAGAGCGACCGCAACTACCACACTCAGTTGTATCTTGAGATCGAGGAGGCTATCACGCGTGCGCGGGCGGCCCTCTGTGTCCTGTCGCCTGCGTGGAGGGGTTCACTCTGGACGGTCAAGGAGTACCTGTACGCAGAGGAGGTCGGTACCCCAACATTCCTGCTCAGAGCCAAGGCGATTCCGCCAACCCTTGTGATTGCCGGTGCGCACTATATTGATTTCGTTTCGGACGCATCCAAGGGCTATGCCCGACTAGAGCGAGAGCTAGGGCGGAAGGGGCTGTAA